The window ttttttctctttttcatttttttgtgtttcCTCTACTAAGTTTAGAATGACTAAACGTTAACATCATcaatttccaactaaaattaaTCGGAAAagttatattgacaaatcatcaaaatatttataatttaattgataaaatgaaaaaggtttatgacaacacaataaatttaggataattttagtaattttccttttataatattttctcatgtaaaaatattttacaagggCGATGTACCTGATACAAACcccgcattttttttttccttttgaggaTGTTAAAAGGAGTGACAGAACGTGTGCGGGCGAACATGTCAAGTTTGAATTCTTACATATTCTTGCCACTTTGGGCTTTGGGTTTATCAATTTCCACTACCATGAACATTAGTCTGCGTAAAAAATCGTCTATCCGGTTGGTACACTAGATTCTTATTGCTCCTTAAATACAAGTTAATCGTTTTTAATATTCGACAGATCATGTAAAATATCAACTTTATAAATGAAGTTTTGTGAGGCTACCATTACATGTTACTCTATTTGGTGCACCTCAAGTCCCTTATCATTACAATTATCATtactactattattattataacctcatcatcatcatcatcactattTTGACGACTAAAGTTCATGCACATGCTATTTGCATGTTAATACTTTCACCATTGgttcattattctttttattaattgattgtATTGAAATTTCTTAATTACACCTTTGTCTCTCTTTAAATATGATTTAACAAAATCCCAGAGCTGATCCTTTTTCTTCTATGAGAATCTCACGAAATATAAAAGTTCCTCCTCTCATTACGTAAGGAATTGATAAAAAGGAATGAAATTGTTGCTAAACTCGTTTACACTAAACAATTACATAATGAGAATCCATAATCTCTCACATGCTGATTATTCTTGTGAAAAATCCTTATCAATACTTTGAAAGTCGATAGGGGTTTGGTGACTGCGAATGAGTTATTTTCATTGGAGTTTGATGATTGCAAATCCTGATCTTTCTGCTAAATCTCTAGCTCACGCGTTGCACATTACATGAAAAAGCATGTAAATCGTAAAGTGATCAAAGCGAACTGTTCCTTAGTGTCCCACCTCAGATGAACAAGATCACCGAGGCAAGGCAAAGCTGATTCGAGCGTGTTTTGAGGAGCAACGTGCGTGATCATCATGTTAAGTCACACCTAGGTCTATTGTCATGTTCCACGATGCTAACCAACATAGAAGCACTTCTCATCAGAAGAGGAAGCGATCCCGTATCAGCAATTTTTCCGACCATTCGATCGCTATGCAAAACTCATTTGCAGATGCTGCTAACCCCAGAACAAGATGAGAGAAACCCAAGATACTTCAAATTGGAAAGAAACCGTTTTGCTGTCAATTACAAGCTGCAAAACGGCAACCTTTGAGTATAAAACAGAGGAAGCATCTCTTTATTATTGTGCTGCCACCGAAGCGAATTTGTGTTCTGTCAAGGAGCACAAGAAAGGGAGCTAAAGAGACAAATTGTTTCTTTTGTATTGAGGGCACATCAAAATTGGAATCAGATGTCTAAGGTGATATACAATTAAacagagagggaaaaagagtcCCGTGTCAACAGTGGAGCAGCATTTGAAGGTGGAATTCCTTGCAAAGTGGGATGTGAATGGCTTCTAAAAAGGCCTTATTATAGATTTGCTTAATCGACAAACAAGAATGCTATCTTATGTACACAAATGCAATACACATCCTAAGTTACAAGCATTAGACATTGGACTAGAGGTGCACGACTGTCAATTTTGAGCTATATGTACAGCTTGTTGCAGTAACATCACGAATGATCTCCATTGAGAAGGGCTTCGTATCGGACTTCGACTTGCAGTCGGCTTGTAGGGCAGTCAACCAAGAGTCCACCTGACAACATGAAAGAACCACTGGTCAAGCTATTTATGGCAACATGCTGACGAGTTCTGATGGCCAAGATGCTTTTTACTTATAGTCTAATGAATAGAATAGATGAAAACAATTTCGAGCTTCGCCTGTCCCCACCTATTTACTTGTGTGTGAATCAATCGCAAAACCTAGGGACAGCTAGCTAGTGGAGGACATCAGATTGTCTAACTGAGACTTTCTATTTAATCAAGTAGAGGAAAGAATATGTTTTACCCCACTAACCTTTTTCTCTCCACCCAGAGGTGGAGATATAAATAACTAGAAAAAGCAGATGCACTATTTTTGTTTAGTTGAGAGCTCATCATTCCAGACCTAATCCAAAATATATCCACCATGCtatcttcttcaatctttgttGAATTTTATGTACTTGCCGTGCCCTTTTAATCTCCTAATAATAACTCAGGCTTTTtagaaggggaaaagaaagattaTCTGAAACTTCAACCTGCTTCTTTGTGTTGCATTAAATGTTCTTATGCTGCCAATCGGGGCATTATACACTGAATATTCACCAACAACTAATGAATCTGATATGAAGGGAGCACCCATATCTGAACTTAGGGAATTGAAGGGAAAAATGCTCTAAATACCTGTATTTTGGAAGCACTTGAGCACTCGTATCTCAACCCTTGCCTAGTCAATATGTAGAAGGAGTATTGCGTATCTTCTTCTCTTATGAAGCACGGCAAGGAATCCACTTCAACAATATCAGATAGCAGAGCGGAGTCCTGGGGACTTAAATCTGCATAAAGTTTTGTTCAGTGTTGTTAGAGAACAAGATTTATAAATACTATTGAATCCCTCATTTATCTTCTTTCTAGTTTCCACTATAAATCCAAATCTAGATTGTTATGATATGTCTTAGCCTATTGTGAACTGAAATTCGAAGGGCACAGCGGGATGTAGCACAAAGACACAAATCAACTATTATCATACATAGACATATGGATGTGAAATCACAAGCCGTGTCCAGAAAGAAGACTAGTGAATTATGAAGTATCATCCCTTAAATACAATGGTAGCAGTGAAGAATTTTGAGCATTTAAATCTCTCTGCAATATGTTTACTTAAACATTCATAACATAACAAATTTACAATTTAGACTGCAGGAAGTAAAAAGGCGTCTAGTAACTATCATTTCAAGGGGGAAGAAAAAAGTAGCAGTGCTAAATCATGTGCTTAGATTGTTCCATGAGTGGAACAAGAGCAATGCCTTTTAACGGGATTGCTCAGTCTCTCTACTGGATGTATCAAAGCCAGAGAATTTGTCAAAGAATAGGTGTAACATATAAGATAGCATGAAGGCCTTATCAAAACCATTCACTGAAGATGGACTTAATATCCCTGAACAGGAGAAGAATATGACACGGTACCTGTACAAACCATATAAAAAAAGATGCATGTTCCGTGGAGAACAACAAAGCGTGGAAGCCAGTCATCAACATCTGTATCATCAATAGGAGGAGGTTCTCCTGGCAGTGGCTTCCATCTCtgcaagaaataaaaagggTTATTAAGAAAGCCTTTAACTGCCACCAGGTCTACATAGTAAGTAGCACTTTTATCAAATCTACAAATGCTGGGAGTTGTTAGTACAGTTCGGATATGCAGGTAGCCAGACAGACGAGCAAACCGTAATATCTCATCTACATGTTCCAACCTGTGTAACAAAGAAGAAATCTCAGTCACGTACTAAATTATAATAAGTATTGAGGAATGTTTAATTTCTAGCTTCCAGAAGTGCAATGCCAGCATTTACGCATGACTTAGTGGGATGAAGTTAAGAGCATGGTGATTACATAGAAGAAAATACAATACAATGGCCATGACATAGAGAATGCCCAAATGATGAAAGTCTAAGTTTGGTCCGCCTTACTGTGCTTTCAAGTGGGCCTCCCTTTCTTCTAATTCGGCGAGTTGTGTTCTAAGTGATTCGAGTTCAGCAGCAGTTAGCTCAACCTGCATATACAGTTGCCAGTGAAATTCAGGTTCTTCATGATTGCTAACTGCCTACCCTGGTAAGAACTCATACCTTTTCCTGACCATCCGCACCAGATCCCCATGGCAGGCCCTTTAGATTCAACAAGTTCAACATGAAACCCGCACCTCTAAAACGTTTTTTAGGCCAGAGATAGCTGTCGGACCTATGCTAAATCAGAATAAGAAAGCTGAAACTAAACTGAACAGATCAtaaccttttctctttttccaaattCTTTCCCTGTCCTAATTTAAATGGATGTACCTCAAACAATTTTCCGTCCTTGGTGGCGATTTGACTGGAGGTTTGTTTGGAGGAGAAGAGTCTTCACTTGTTGACGGCTGGAAATAATCTGGGATAACCTTTATTTTCCCAATATCATCATCCATCAAGCATCAGATATTTCCACAATAAGGTAAGTCCAGACGACCTGAACCAGAAGATAACAAGCAAAAAATGAGAGAAGTCCTTTCACAGGACATTAGCCATTTCCCACTTTGCTTTAAACTGCCAATAGCTCAACCAAAACCACATTGTTGACTCCTCACTTCAGCAAAAACTCTAATGTGGATGTGCTGAATGGGGAGTTGAGAAAAGCAGATTCCAGAGGACTGAGGCATTTGAACGTGTGGCACCATGTCATACCCAAAAACTAGATTTATCCCTTGAGGTTTAGTAAGTTAGTCCCATTTCCATGAACCTCTCTGCAAATTACCTAAATTTAGGATCTTTCTTCAGAAACTTGCATTCTAAAATCTATATTCTCAGATAACCAGAAGTTATCAAAATTAACCCTGTCATCTAAGCCTCCCATCAATACTGAGTTCTTCACTGTGTCAAAACCTCATAAACTAATTGGAAAATGGGCAGCTTTGTAAGCTTTTATACCATTTGATTTGGTACATACCAAGTCTTTTATGTGTTGTGGGACTGGGGCCTGTTTCTACCAGTTAGACTTAATTGCCCCACACTTCTGCACACAAGATCTGTCATTATCATTTATAGCATTAACCTTGAAAATCATCAATTCCCCCTCTCAGGATGTAAATGAGTAAAAGCGAGTCGCATGAGAAATCATGCTAGATTGAGCTCGAGTATCTAGCCATGCATAATTGCCTTGAGTTGAGCTTGAGTATTAATTTGCTTCAACTCAATACAGATCATAATACAACTTCAGCAGCATTCACTGATAGTTCCAATGCTGGAATTCTTTCTAGTGAAGTTATCCAGTATAGGTTTGCAGATAATAAAACCAATAAGCTATCATGTCCACTGATGGACCCAAAGGGAAGCTGGCACATCCGTCACCCCTGTAGTACTAGGTTCTACAAATTATGAAATCTCAGGTAATATTTCTCTGCTTCAAACCCACCCCTCCTCTCAACAGGCCGCGAAAGCtaaggaaaaaagggaagaaaagcaTGTAGATATCCTCAGGTTTTTATCTCCCTCCCCCGCTCGGCAACTGAGTTTCTGCATCCGCCCGATCTAATTCTTTTAGATCATCAAAAACACCAAACCTTCTACAATCTATGCATTTACCATAtgagtctttttcttttctgatcCACAATCCTACATTGTCTTCGCCCATCGGACAATTAAGTACGGCACACCGACGAAGCAAATTCCGCATGATACCTTATCATTAGAATAGAGTTTCAAGAACCGAGCAAATGAGAAAAGAATGCAATCCTCGTTCCGAGAACAGATATACACTCTACCCGACACCAAATCCGTCAAATCGCTTCAACGAAATTAATAGCGCCGGACTAATTCGCCGGTAATTAAAGATGAACTTCAAGGGAACATGAACTCAACTAACATACCAAACACAGCTCATCAGCAAGTGCACGACTTGACAAAGGTAAAGCGCAAATCACGACGGGAAAGAGCGGATGCATAAAGAAAAGAGCGATCGACAAACTCACAGGAACATCGGCAGCAGAATCCCACCCGCAAGCTCACAACTCACGACTTGACCCGATCGGCAGCGAGTTCAGATCAACCGGCAGCGACCCACGATCCGGAAACCCCTGGATCGACAGGAAACATCGAAAAGATATCACCTTGGAGACGTGAAACGGAGCTGGGAAAACGTGATCCGTAAGCAAGACACTCAGCACCAGGACGAAACGAAACCCAGTAATTTCACGCAAGGCAAATAAATCCAactggaaaaaggaaaacaagagaaaagagaagaaaacagggaCAGGGCGAAAGGGGATAAGGGGGACCATCGTACGAGCTGGAAAGAGACCAGTTTTTTCACCGCGGCGGCAGCGAAAGGCGAGCTgaagagaaagcgagagagaaaaAGTTCGGCCGTCTGAATTTCCGGGAAAGTGAATTGACACGACCGCCCGCGAGAACGTGATGGAAAAGCCGCAACCGCAGGTGGACTGTTCGGTACAGCAGTTTACGCGGATTTTCCCCATTGGCCCGTGCGAAATGACGGGCGTGCCCCCGACCAGGCCGTGCCTGCCCGACCCAAATCCGATGCGACACGTCGTTTTCCGGTCCCGGTTTTGGAATCGGATGGACTGAGGATTACGCGCATCGGGATGAGAAACTTCGCAACTACGGGATGACGAATTTTGTCGTTATTTATAATAATAGTAATAGCATATGTGTGAATATTTTTCCGagctaattttcaaaaaatttgatagactatcgaatttttaaaaaaaaaacatttgtttttAGATTGTTAATTTTCTCTGAAACAAATGGAGTTTAGATAGATAAGGGAATCAAGTGTTTTTGTGATTGGCTTTTGAAAATTAGATTATTCTTCGTTAAGTAGTTTTGATGGTATTATAAAACAATCATTAAGAAGATTTTTTGAGAGTATTAAGATAAAATTCTACCTATGAGAACACCAATGCCGTGTACTAAGAAAGAAAGCCTGAGGCAATTATTGTAACTCACCACTTGTCGCTTTTTGGTTGGTTTGTCTcgtctcttaatttttttgttttcatttttcatattaagTTTGTAAATGAAGTGAGAAAAAACAAGAAGTGGTCCAGTTCCCTCGtatcattttgttatttttgttccttttcttcggttttttttttttcgttttgcaAATCTATTCCTTTTCAAATGTAAACTTTTCCTCTTCTATTATGATTTCATTTTGTATGGGAGAGGTTACGTGGCGAAATAGCTCCTAATCGTTCTTGAATAGCACGTGCTCCAATAGGAATCTCGTAGtccttgaaaaatatttataacaatcaaaaataaatatgaaagaTTCATTCCATTTTTCTTGATCCTATTTATAATgtgaaaatcaaataaaaaaatactttaaatttgttgcattaatataattaataaagaaaatctttATCGGTTTGAgctttttcataatattaatttttatctaaaatcttaaaaacaaaattgttacaaatgtaccaatttaaagtttttgataataaaaaaaaatagcttgtgataaatttgtcatatatgcATCAATATGAagtttttcgtaatattaatcaTTAATATTATTAGGTAAATATagctaatatatatatttttttatcctGATTGATCTATTCTCACTCATATGTGTCTAGGAGGGGTCGCCACCTATTTCCCACGTTTCACTTTCTTATTTCTCCTAGCATTgctaaaataaattttgtttgCATATTTAAACCTATTGTTGTTTTGTCTAAATAAGAAGATAAAGCTTATATTTTTTGCAggaaattagttttcttttcttatcaaaTTGGTTCGATCAATCATCCGCAATCGAAATTTTTCCATAATCGGGTCAACCCGCAATCCGACCTATCGGGGGCCCATACAGAACAGAAGTGGGTCGTGGAAAAACCAGTACAACGAAGGCCCGCCGCAATCCAACGTACCACTTCCCGTTTTGTACGCGCGGGGGCTCTTGTACTGGTTGGGTATTCTCTGAATacaccacaaaaaatcatccaATCACTGAGGCACGCTCTTGTGGCCAGGATTTAAAAGGGACAAAGCTTTCGCCTATCTCTGTCCTGTTTTATCAACAATGGCTTCCACCCTCCCCAACCTCCACCCTCCTCCTTGCCTCCAGTCCGCATTCCTCGGCCGCGGTGTCACCCGCCTCCACAAGCCGTCGGTCGCATTCTCAAGGCATGGCCCGTCGGCGATCCCTTCAAGGCCGTGCGCGAAGTTCGACCTCTCTGAGATACTCGGTGGGCGAGGCCTTTGCAATGGCGAGAAGGGCATCGAGCAGGAGCTCAAGCGGACCGTCGGAGAACCGTCCCCGTCGTCTGATGTTGAAAAGCCTGCAGAAGCCGAAGAGCCGTCCCTGGCTTTGAGCAGTGGAAAGCCCGCCGGAGATGCGGTGGCATCGGCGGCAGAAACCGTCCCTGAAGACGCTTTCGACAAGGAACTCATGGGGTTGACTGGAGGATTCCCTGGCGGCGAGAAGGGACTGCAGTCTTTCATCGAGAAGAATCCGCCGCCGCCGAAGAAACCAGCTGAGAAGGCGAGCGCAGCAGCAGTGCCAAGCTTGAAGAAGCCCAAGGCACCGGAGCTGCCGATTCTGATGCCCGGAATGATCGCACTCGTGAAGAACCCGAACAACCCGTATTACATGTACTGCGGGATCGTGCAGAGGATCACCGATGGAAAAGCCGGGGTGCTGTTCGAAGGAGGGAATTGGGATCGGTtgataactttcaatttggaCGAGctcgagaggagagagaaaggaccTCCCATGAAGAATCCTAGGTCTGTGATCATTGAGAATCTCCTTAAAAATGAACCTTGAATTCAAGTCCTTTTAACATCTCCACTTGAGTACGTATTGTATGTATACTACTGAGAATCTGATGTAGTTCTTCGCTGTTCAAACTTGGAAATATATATTCATCTCCGACCGTTCGCAAACATCATGCCTAGAGTTAGAGAAATGGTTTTAAGGAACTTTATGAATGATGATTATTCAATCGTTCAGCTGATGAGCACATCGCTGGATCATTGAGGAACCCTATTGTAGGAACCAGAATGAACATCATGCATGATGGGCGTATCCAAATTTTGATGCTAATGAGATGAATTTATCAAGTCATCTATGTTGCGTCCACATCCGAAATTGCCACTGGGTGTTCTAGATATTACAAACAACAGAAGATGCAAGTACCAACCAATGGAGAGTACAGGATGACACATTAATCATCAAGAATTAAATTCCAGCAACATCAGCAGCTCTCTGCCAGCTCCATTTTGCGATCAGAAGGAGCCACCCAACTGCCAAAAAGGCATTCCCAGAAAATTCTTATCAGCCATCcgataataaagaaaaaagatcgaGGAATTAAATTGAATCACTTCTTAAATGGGATGCGAGAAAGGTCATGGCATATGAAGATGTGCAGTAGATGGAAAACTGTGCTGCACTTCCTGTTGGACCAGAAAACAGGGGTTGCATAAAACAAGACAAATTCAAAAGAGCAAGTTTTCAATCAGTTTGCTTCTCTTTTCAATCCAGAGAACACAATgtcttcatttgctttcttggggTTTGCTTACTCTGTTTAGCTTGGTAAGTTGTCAACAATAACTTTTGACTGTAACATGGGAGTCATTTTCAGGCACCACTTCATTATTAGAGCAGCGACTATTAGCCACATGCAGCTCTCACTGAACAAGGTGCTATGTAATGTCAGAACGCATTTTTCAACTTGTGAATTATGATTTGGAATACTTCAAACGGAGCAGTCCACTATCACGGCAGGAAGATGGAACACATCCTACCATGCACGATTGACCAATGAAGAATGCGTCCCAAAATTTGCTCTCTTCTTGAGTATCCAAGCAGCAAGTTCACCAAACATTTATGCATAAAGCATTGCCACGTTAACACAACTATTCCAAGAGGCTTTGCTATTTCCTAAATGCCtctgcaaaagaaaagtaggTAACCATTCTTTCTCCATTCATCGATTTCAGCAAAGGAACTTGTAGTACATTTTCACAATCAATCACCTGAAGAACATTTTCAACAGTCGCAATCTGTATCTCACtaagattttgaattgattacTCAAGAAAAGACCACTAACTAAAGTGTCGCTGCTTCTTCTCATAGCTTCTTTCCATTTATGGTGATGGATGCAGTTAAAGATTAGATAGATCACTTGAAAAGCAACTGAAATGTTAGGTTCTGAGGAGAAAAAGAATTTAACTGACCAAAATAGCCTCGATCTCCTCCTGGGACACAGCTGTTCGTTTCGGCTGAAGTGAGGCCTTTCCTCCGGTAGATGTTGAAACCTTTGAATTTGCAAAGAATGTTTGAACAGAGGGAGCAGCAGATGCAGATTTAGGCTCGGATACAGTACCTGCAATTTATTAAAATCCTAGAGGTCAATAAATAATGTTCAGTCATTGTCCAGAAATAATGCTCAAAATTATTGACAATGGAAAAAGAAGCCACAAGTCTGCCAATGTACAAGGACACAGGTAAGTGGGGCTACTAAGATGCAGCCAGAAGGATTCAGACTTGAATATTTGAAGGGTGATGCAATATACAAGGATTTAAAGATAGCATTGATGAACCACCATTTGATAGATGTCATGAAGTAAGCAAGACAtataacaaacaaaaagaatcaacacaaaAGACTACACATACAGGAATAACACATCATGAGCCATAATATAAACTTTAAACAACTAAAACAGAGGCTGTATTTAAGGTGGAAATGAGCAGTTTGCACATTAAAATGTAACTTCaacatgttaaatatttgataagttcGTTGTACAATTTTAAGGAGTAGGAAATATCTAGTTTTTGATCCTATACTCTCAcgttttttttctaatcaagtccttgtatttttaatttgtctaattaaGTTCTTCTACTTTCACTATTTCCTAATCAAGTCCCTTTGACACTAATTCTTGCCAAATTCAACTAACGTGGCCGTCGGATAACATCATAGTGTGATGTGGACAAAAGTTTTCCAATGTGGGTCCACCTAGGCGTCCACATCGGCTGAATTTATCCACATCATACTCCACATATGATATCCATGTTATACTTTCATATTGTCCTACAGCCATGTCAGCTGAATTTTGTTGGATTTGATGTCAGATGGAGTTGATGAAAAAATTTGTGAATGTAGAAGGACATGATTAGCCAAGTTAAGAGTACGGGAACTTTATTAGACAAAACGTGAAAGTACatggaagaaaagaataattttcCTAACGAGTAAGACAGTTGTGATTATGTGGACTATTGAAGTGGCTAATGCCAGCAGCAATCGAGCTGCAAGGGGCAGCATTAATACTGATGAAAATATGTCAACATGGAGCTTCCAACAAGACAATAATGATGGAGGTTGAAGAAGCATTGGAAAGGGCAGTAGATACTAAATAGCAGTGCAAGGACTTGACACAGATAGACAGACAAGTAGCCATTCAGTGGGAGCATGTATCTGTAGTTACTAGCAAAAACCAATCAAGTGGACGACACAGCGACTAATTCATCAAAGAAATTGCATAAAGACACAAGCCAGATCGTCGTTCCATATAAAATGCTCAAGTGATTAATACAACAAGCAACATAAACTTCACACACAGCAGCTCAAAAGAGACCAATGCAGATTAAAAATCTCGGGCATTCCGAGGAGCAAAAAAGCTAGCACTCAGGCATTACGGGAGAGGCAGTATCCTACGATGGCTTTGTCTAATTAAAAGATTCTGCACAAGGAGGCTGCCTCCTAAGCTACCAAAAATTCTTGCCATGTTAAAAACCAGTTGGCTACACAACCCGACTTTCAGCAGCACTCCTGTTTCTTCTTTGGTGTCAATGTAAAAGCTATGAATAGTTATCAACTCCTCAGAGACTTTCCTTTGGCAACAGAACCTAAGACAGATGCATTTCTCCATAATGCAATCCAAGCATTCCCAATTCATTCTTCGAGCTAGCCATTGCATCTAGAAGCCGCAGCTTCATCCGATCCCAACTCCCAAGCAGTTCTGACCATATTCGAGCAACGGCAGTGCTCGATCACCTCATTTAAGCATCTACCCTACTTCTCCGCCCAGCCTAATTTCCCACCGCCCATCACAGCTTCCGCCGCTCGATCGCTCTCGCGCCCCATCACCAATCAAAGTCGCGGAAAGCtaatcacacacacacacacacacacacacacacacacacacacacagttCCCCGCAATCAACGCGCGCGTCATCTTCATCGAGCGACCCGCAGACCGAACGAAATCGACGTGCCCTACGGGGCTCACTTCGCAGCGATGCCGAGGCAGTAACGTGCACGAAACGACCGGAAATGAAGGAGGCGACGATAAGgcgagaaaagaagaaaaagcgaaAGGAGCCGAGGCGAAGGGAGTCGGAGGAAGGAAGGGACTGGAGATTACCGGAGGGGTTCGGGCGCCGCTGCGGGAACTTGATCCTGGGGATCCGCTTCAGCGCTTGGCCTCCGGTCAtctctgtcttctctctctttcgctctCCTCTGTCGCTCTGAAAGTTCCTGCCTTGCGGGAAGTGGAACTTCCGACGACGGGGACGGTAGGTGAAGACGCCATCGTTACGGGCCGAGCGGGCTTGGCCCAGGCCCGGAACTCTTTTGCGTCATTGGGCTGATTTGTTTGGGTTCTCTTTTGGGCCCGTACCTGTTGTATGGGCCGAACTTTCAGCCCGCCCCCAAGTTTATAAAACGAATTATTTGTTTGATCATCGAGATTTCTAAACCCTCTCTTTTGTATAGTGCAattcttcgattttttttatttaaattttaccaGTTTACTTTTAGTTTTCGTCCATGACCATCTCCATTTTCGCGGTTTACGTACTTTTTTTGCAAGTATTAAATTCTCACTTTTCAGACAAGACTATTACAGACGCGTCCTTATATGCTGTCAATTTGTCTAGCCTTGGCTTGGTTGGCACTGTgctttttgcattttaaaaatataaataattaaaaaatcattttaaaaacatataaataaataaaataatttttttggtcatttaaaaatattaaaattcaatttttgatgcCCGATTGAGCTCGCGACTTCCATCCAAAGCCCCCCACTACTCCAATATATTGTCAATTTGTCGCCTTGGCTCGACTGTGCTTTTTGGCTCGATTGAGCTCGCGACTTCCATCCAAAGTAcgtaaaatttaaataaagtaCGTCCCCCCACTACGAATAATTTCGAGCTTGGCTCGAGCCCGCCTCGAGTCCCCCTAACGGTCAGGTCTAGATGGAGTTGGGACATGAACTCGACTCAGCGTCCATTCGCACTATCTTTATGCTAAAATCCCAATGGCCTTTCGTATGATTAGACCATTAAGATGGGTTATTGGCTTGTTTCTTAATTCATATGAGTGTTAAATAGATTATAAATCGGTTTAAACATAATATGGATGTCAAATAGGTCATACACGAGTTTACAACTTACTTAAACTCAACTTACTTTTATGActcacttttaaatttttatcaccCTCACTCGATCTTGGAGACACTCTCATGTTAGTATGTGTATGATTTTTCATAGATTGGGTTCGATGAGAAAGTATTTTAACAATATGAGAATGCGTTTGGTTAGACTTTTAGgaaaagtctttaggaaaatgaaaggaCTTTAATTAAAAGAgcttttttcaaaatgcaaattacatttggtaaattgtaatttaagaATTCATTTC of the Eucalyptus grandis isolate ANBG69807.140 chromosome 10, ASM1654582v1, whole genome shotgun sequence genome contains:
- the LOC104443994 gene encoding NAD(P)H-quinone oxidoreductase subunit S, chloroplastic — protein: MASTLPNLHPPPCLQSAFLGRGVTRLHKPSVAFSRHGPSAIPSRPCAKFDLSEILGGRGLCNGEKGIEQELKRTVGEPSPSSDVEKPAEAEEPSLALSSGKPAGDAVASAAETVPEDAFDKELMGLTGGFPGGEKGLQSFIEKNPPPPKKPAEKASAAAVPSLKKPKAPELPILMPGMIALVKNPNNPYYMYCGIVQRITDGKAGVLFEGGNWDRLITFNLDELERREKGPPMKNPRSVIIENLLKNEP
- the LOC104443996 gene encoding LOW QUALITY PROTEIN: uncharacterized protein LOC104443996 (The sequence of the model RefSeq protein was modified relative to this genomic sequence to represent the inferred CDS: inserted 1 base in 1 codon) — its product is MDDDIGKIKVIPDYFQPSTSEDSSPPNKPPVKSPPRTENCLRSDSYLWPKKRFRGAGFMLNLLNLKGLPWGSGADGQEKVELTAAELESLRTQLAELEEREAHLKAQLEHVDEILRFARLSGYLHIRTRWKPLPGEPPPIDDTDVDDWLPRFVVLHGTCIFFYMVCTDLSPQDSALLSDIVEVDSLPCFIREEDTQYSFYILTRQGLRYECSSASKIQVDSWLTALQADCKSKSDTKSASRAARTLLSASKQARFYSEGRAAAAAAAVTIAGKSSILSSTFARAGSANASRGWITGALALPAAVYMLQEQEAHAAELERSFIAIKPDGVQRGLISEIISRFERKGFKLVAIKVVVPTKDFAQKHYHDLKERPFFNGLCDFLSSGPVVAMVWEGEGVIKYGRKLIGATDPQKSEPGTIRGDXAVVVGRNIIHGSDGPETAKDEISLWFKPEELVNYTNNAEKWIYGEN
- the LOC104443995 gene encoding uncharacterized protein LOC104443995 codes for the protein MTGGQALKRIPRIKFPQRRPNPSGTVSEPKSASAAPSVQTFFANSKVSTSTGGKASLQPKRTAVSQEEIEAILLGGSF